A window of Variovorax paradoxus genomic DNA:
GGACAAGGATTTCGTCATCGGGAACCTCCTGAGTAAAAAAACCAATCAACGCCGGAGATTCGGCGACGCCATCCGCCGCTCATGTAGGAATTCGACCCGCATGCTTAGGAGCACGCACCTTGAATGCGGCCCACGGGATGCAACCGAACGCATCGGCAAGCGGCAGCGATGCATCGCCACCCGCGCGGTGCGTCTCGCCGGTCAGCAGGTTCTGCAACTGCGCGCCTGCAAGCTCGTCGGGCAGCCGCACCGATGTGTCGCTCCAGGTCTGCGCCTGCGGCAACGAAGGCTCGGCGAAACCGCCGGGCGACAGCCCGACGAAGAGCCGCCCTGCGACGACCACCAGCATCTCGTCCCCATGCCTGCGCGCAAAGGCCACGACATGGCGTTGCAGCGCGCCTTCCACCGCGAGCCCTTCGTAGCCGCCATCGCGAAACAGCTCGGCGTGCTCGCGCCGCAGCGACAGCAGCCGCCAGATGAACCACAGCTTGGCGCGACCGTCATGCGGCGACGCGGCCAGCGCACGCACTCGCGCCGCGAGCCCCGGCGTATCGCCGGCCATGGCCTGCAGCTCGTCGAGCCGCTCTTGCCGCGCCGCATAGTCCACGGGCCGGCGGTTGTCGGGGTCGACCAGGCTCAGCTCGATCAGCTCGCTGCCCTGGTAGAGATCGGGCACGCCGGGCGATGCGTACTTCAGCAACGTGAGCGTCAAGCCGTTCCACGCGCCGAACCATGCGAGCCGGTCCGCGAAGAGCTGCATGTCCGACAGGCAAGCGCCCTCTTCCATGTTCCGCAGCACGCCGCGCACGAAGCCTTCGAGCGCCGCTTCGTAGTGCGCGTCGGGCTGGGTCCAGCGCGTGCGCAGCTTGGCTTCGCGCGCGGCCTTCTGCATGTACTGCCAGAGGCGGTCGGCAAATGCGGGCATCGTGGCCTCGTCGATGCCGCCCACGGGCAGCGTGCCCAGCAGCGTCTGATAGAAAAGATATTCGTCCGCGCGGGAGGGGGAGTCTTCAGCCTCCAGCCTGCGCCGCATGTCGCGGCACAGGCCGTGCCAGCGGGTCAGCGCCAGCACCCAGTCGTTGGGCATTTCGGAGAGCACGTCGATGCGGTTGCGCACGTCTTCGGAGCGCTTGTTGTCGTGCGTCGACGTGGCCAGCATGGTGTGCGGCCAGCGCAGCGCGCGGTCGGCGCTGAGCGCGTGGAACTCATCCACCTCGAAGCCGAAATGGTCGGGCTCGCCGCCCACTTCGTTGAGCGAGCTCAGCGGAAAGTACCGGTAGAAAGCGGTGTCTTCCACCCCCTTGGCCGTGACCGGCGCGCTGAACTGCTGGAAGCGCACCGCAAAGCGCCGCACCCGCTCGGCCAGCTCGCGCGGCGCGCCCGCCACGGCCTCGCCGCGCAATGCGCCGCGCACGAATGCGAACACCGAGCGGTCGGCATCGCTGCCCTGTCGCTCCGCCGCCTGCGTGGCCTCGTCGATGAAGCGCTCGTCCTGTGCCGATGGTTTCTCGACGATGTAGGTGCGGTACACCGGCATGCAGGCGGCCACGTCGGCCAGCGCGCGGCGCAGCGCATTGAGCGTGTAGTCGCGCGTGGCGCGGTCGGCCCGCGCGATGCGCAGCAGTTCGCTCGACAGCACGTTCAATTCCGACGACAACGCATTGCGCATCACCTCGCGCCGCCCCGCCTGCGACAGCGCATGAAAGCTCTGCGTCTCACCGGTGAAGCGGCGCCACGCATGGCCAATGGTCTCGGCTGCCGATGTGTCGACCAGCACGCCGTTGGCCACGTTGGCGAAGCGGTAGCCGGTGGTGCCGTGCACATGCCAGCTCACTGGCACTTCCTCATGGCCCGCCGCGATCTTCTCGGCCACCACGTACAGCGGCCGCGCCGGCCGGCCCTGCGCATCGTGCGCGGGCAGCAGCAGCCCGGCGCGCCGCGCATAGCCCTGCTGCAGCTTCTCGAAGTAGCGCGCGGGATCGTAGAGGCCGTCGGGGTGGTCGATGCGCAGGCCGTCCACCGTGCCTGCCGCCGCAAGATCGAGCGCGAAGGACTGCGTGGCCTCGAACACATCGTCGCGCTCCATGCGCACTGCAGCAAGGTCGTTGATGTCGAAGAAGCGCCGGTAGTTGATCTCGTCGGCCGCCACGCGCCAGTGGGCCAGCCGGTAGGCCTGTGCCTCGATCAGTGCATGCATCGCATCGCGCGCTTCAGGCGTGGACAGGTTCAGCTCGGCCACAGCGGTCGCCAGGGCCTTCGCGACCGACGGATGCCGCTGCGCAAGGCGCGCGAGCCGAGCCTTCAAAAGCTCCTTGTCGCGCGCACGCTCGGCACGCGACTGCGGCTCCACAGCCTGACGCCCCGGAAGGTGTCCGAATGCGCTGGCGATACTCGCGAGGCTGGCTGCGTCGTCGGCGGATTCGTCGAGCTGAGCCAGCGCCCGCGACAGCACCGTCGGATAGCTCTCCGGCGCCAGCGGAAAGCGGTGGCCGAAATAGCCGATAGCGAAGGCGCCCGCATCGGCCTCGAAACGCAGCACCAGTTCGCCGCTGGCCAGCACCTCGCCGTAGTGGCCGCCGAGCACCGGCAGCAGCACCTTGCCGGTCAGCTCGATGTTCAGCGGCTGCCAGTCGATGTCGAAGTGCTGCGCATAGAGCGAGGCCGGGCCGTTCTCCAGCACGTCCATCCACCATGCGTTGTCGGCGCCGAACACGCCCATGTGGTTGGGCACCATGTCGAGCAGCTGTCCCATGCCGTGCGCCTTCAGCGCCGCGACGAAGCGCGCGAAGCCCTCTTCGCCGCCCAGCTCCGGGTTGATCTCGTCGTGCGCCACCACGTCGTAGCCGTGCATGCTGCCCGCGCGGGCACGCTGGATCGGCGAGCAGTAGACGTGGCTCACGCCCAGCTGCGCGAGGTACGGCAGCACGCGCACCGCATCGTCGAAGCCGAAGTCCTTGTGGAACTGCAGCCGGTAGGTGGCGCGGGGCACGCGGGCGCGCAGATCCGCTGGCGCTTCCTGAGCGGCGTGCGTCCGGCTCGCTGGGCGCACGGCACGCAGTTGCGCCGCCAGCCCCAGCATGCGTTCGCCCGTGGCCAGCGCATGCAACGGCATCGGCAGCTTGCGCCGCCAGTTGGGCTGCTCGTCCACGGTGCCGGGCATGTTGGCCTGCTCGACCACGCCTGCCACGTCTTCCAGCTGCACCATCATCAGCGTCGACGGCGTCGTGGCGAGCCAGGCGTGCACTGCTTCCACCACGCGCGGCGGCGGCAACGCAAGGCCCGAAGCCTCGGCGATCTCCTCGCGGCTCAGCAGGCCGGCCTGCTGCACGGCCAGCATCAGCTCGATGCGCTCCTGCGCGCGGTCGAGCAACTGCTTGTCGAAGATGCGCTCATCGGGAAACAAACCCAGCGAGAGCCGCACGCGCAGGTCATGCCCGGCCCACCAGCCCGCGAAGGTGGCGAGGTCGTGCGTGCTCACGGCAACCAGCGCTGCCGGCGGATACACGGCCGGCGGCTTGAAGCCGCTGCCCTGGTGCCTGTCGAGCCGTTCGAAGTAGAGCAGGCGGTAGGACAGCACATCGGCCTTGCCCAGCGCCTCGCGCACCGCGTCTTCCACGGTGCCCAGGTCTTCGCCGACCACCATGCAGCGGTGCCGATGGCTTTCTATGGCCACGATGGCCAGCAGCTCGTCCAGCGGGTAATACACATAGGCGCCGTCTTGCGCGCCGCGGCCCGGCGGTATCCAGAACAGGCGCATGAGCCCCATGACGTGGTCGATGCGCAAGGCGCCCGCGCCGTGCATGCTGGCGCGCAGCGTCTGGATGAAGAAGCGGTGCCCGTCGGCGCGCAGCCGGTCGGGTCGCAGCGGCGGCAGCCCCCAGTTCTGGCCCGCAGGGTTGAACTCGTCGGGCGGCGCGCCGATGCTGGCCCCCCCCGCGAACACCGCCTGC
This region includes:
- a CDS encoding malto-oligosyltrehalose synthase → MVDETFHHDTSGVLAALCEHFGIATAYHDAFGTRRQATTQSVIALLGEFGVRIGNAEDARRALGAVHAGRWAEALPAVRVVDASAAEWNVPLRLPLAMRSLRWQLTDEAGRTRHGEADAFALHESQRTERDGTWLCERVLPMTLALDAGYHRLRIDGLAGETLVLASPGRCYRPPAVQEGGRVWGPAVQLYGLRSPRNWGIGDFGDLEELATRMAAQGADIIGVNPLHALFAANPVHASPYSPSSRQQLNTLYIDVEAADEFAQCEPARKLVESPAFQARLAALRAEALVDYAGVASAKLEVLALLFAHFRERHLPEDGAPDEEGLAFLSFVAQRGEGLRQHALFETLHAHFLAADPAMWGWPVWPAAYRDPDSAEVTAFAVQHAQRLQFHQYLQWQAARQLARAGERCAALGMGVGLYVDLAVSVDRAGSDAWTAQAVFAGGASIGAPPDEFNPAGQNWGLPPLRPDRLRADGHRFFIQTLRASMHGAGALRIDHVMGLMRLFWIPPGRGAQDGAYVYYPLDELLAIVAIESHRHRCMVVGEDLGTVEDAVREALGKADVLSYRLLYFERLDRHQGSGFKPPAVYPPAALVAVSTHDLATFAGWWAGHDLRVRLSLGLFPDERIFDKQLLDRAQERIELMLAVQQAGLLSREEIAEASGLALPPPRVVEAVHAWLATTPSTLMMVQLEDVAGVVEQANMPGTVDEQPNWRRKLPMPLHALATGERMLGLAAQLRAVRPASRTHAAQEAPADLRARVPRATYRLQFHKDFGFDDAVRVLPYLAQLGVSHVYCSPIQRARAGSMHGYDVVAHDEINPELGGEEGFARFVAALKAHGMGQLLDMVPNHMGVFGADNAWWMDVLENGPASLYAQHFDIDWQPLNIELTGKVLLPVLGGHYGEVLASGELVLRFEADAGAFAIGYFGHRFPLAPESYPTVLSRALAQLDESADDAASLASIASAFGHLPGRQAVEPQSRAERARDKELLKARLARLAQRHPSVAKALATAVAELNLSTPEARDAMHALIEAQAYRLAHWRVAADEINYRRFFDINDLAAVRMERDDVFEATQSFALDLAAAGTVDGLRIDHPDGLYDPARYFEKLQQGYARRAGLLLPAHDAQGRPARPLYVVAEKIAAGHEEVPVSWHVHGTTGYRFANVANGVLVDTSAAETIGHAWRRFTGETQSFHALSQAGRREVMRNALSSELNVLSSELLRIARADRATRDYTLNALRRALADVAACMPVYRTYIVEKPSAQDERFIDEATQAAERQGSDADRSVFAFVRGALRGEAVAGAPRELAERVRRFAVRFQQFSAPVTAKGVEDTAFYRYFPLSSLNEVGGEPDHFGFEVDEFHALSADRALRWPHTMLATSTHDNKRSEDVRNRIDVLSEMPNDWVLALTRWHGLCRDMRRRLEAEDSPSRADEYLFYQTLLGTLPVGGIDEATMPAFADRLWQYMQKAAREAKLRTRWTQPDAHYEAALEGFVRGVLRNMEEGACLSDMQLFADRLAWFGAWNGLTLTLLKYASPGVPDLYQGSELIELSLVDPDNRRPVDYAARQERLDELQAMAGDTPGLAARVRALAASPHDGRAKLWFIWRLLSLRREHAELFRDGGYEGLAVEGALQRHVVAFARRHGDEMLVVVAGRLFVGLSPGGFAEPSLPQAQTWSDTSVRLPDELAGAQLQNLLTGETHRAGGDASLPLADAFGCIPWAAFKVRAPKHAGRIPT